DNA sequence from the Streptomyces cinnabarinus genome:
ACGACGCGGCACACAACCGGCACATCGAGGCGGGCCCCGACGCGGACGCCCCCGGCGCCTGGGTGCACGACGCGCTGGCCCGGCTCTCCCCGGCCGACCAGGAGGTCCTGCGGCTGACGGCCTGGGAGGAACTCGGCATCGAGGAGGTGGCCGTCGCCCTCGGCTGCGGCAACCGCGCCGCGTCCATGCGGCTGCACCGGGCCCGGCGCAGGCTGAGAGCCGAGATCGACCGCCTGTGCCCCACGACCCCCGCGAAGGAATACGGCCATGGCTGACGAACTCGAACTCCTGCGTGCCGCCAACCCGGTGCCCACCGACGGCCCCCACTACGGCGACGGTCCCCTTGACCACCGTGCCGAACGGCGCCTGCACGACCTGACGCGGACCCCGGCCGCCCGACGGCGGCCCCGGCTGGTGTGGGGGCTCGCGGCCACGGCCGTCGTCGCCGCGCTGGTGTCGGCGCTGCTGTTCAGCGACCGCACCACCGTTCCCGCGGTCGCCGCGCCCCGCCCCCTCGTGGTGCGCGCCGACGCCACCCCCGTGACCCTCCAGACCCTGGCCGCACGGGCCGAGGCGGCGGCCGACGGATCGCCGGAGCTCCGGAAGGGCACACATGTGCAGTCGTGGAGCCTGGGGATGAGCGACGACAAGCCACCGATCACGCTCCCCGAGGAACGCGTCGTGCGGTGGCGGGCCGACGGCAGCCACACCGAACTCGTCGTGGCCACCGACCCACGCCACCCCGCGCGGCCGGTCCTCAGCGGCGACGGTGGGCTGGTCGACGACGGCCATGTCCTCAGCAGCCGCACCTACCCGCCCAGTTGGAGCGACGCCCCGCCGCAGTCGCCGCCGCCGGACGACGCCGGGCGGCTGCGCGTCTACCTGCGCGAGGCGACCCACGGCGCGACCGAACCGGACACCGGTGAACTCCTCTACTCCGTCCAGGTGTTGCTCGACACCTGGACCCTCGGCGACCGGGAGTCCGCGGCGCTCGTCCGGCTCCTCGCGGAAACCGACGGGCTCCGGCCGGCCGGGCAGGTGACCGACCGGCTCGGGCGGCGCGGACAGGCGTACGTCCACGACCGGTCCGGCACCCGGCAGATGCTGATCATGGACCCGGCCACCGGCGCCGTACTCGGGCTCGAGACCACCTTCACCCGGGCGCAGCCCGAATATGGCGTCAAGGCCGGCGAAGTGATG
Encoded proteins:
- a CDS encoding RNA polymerase sigma factor, whose protein sequence is MSNDETFAAAYREHYWAVSRYVARRLDGRTDEVEEVVAEVFTVAWRRRADLPAAPLPWLYGVARNCLANAVRGQGRRRRLVRRMGNDDAAHNRHIEAGPDADAPGAWVHDALARLSPADQEVLRLTAWEELGIEEVAVALGCGNRAASMRLHRARRRLRAEIDRLCPTTPAKEYGHG
- a CDS encoding CU044_5270 family protein — translated: MADELELLRAANPVPTDGPHYGDGPLDHRAERRLHDLTRTPAARRRPRLVWGLAATAVVAALVSALLFSDRTTVPAVAAPRPLVVRADATPVTLQTLAARAEAAADGSPELRKGTHVQSWSLGMSDDKPPITLPEERVVRWRADGSHTELVVATDPRHPARPVLSGDGGLVDDGHVLSSRTYPPSWSDAPPQSPPPDDAGRLRVYLREATHGATEPDTGELLYSVQVLLDTWTLGDRESAALVRLLAETDGLRPAGQVTDRLGRRGQAYVHDRSGTRQMLIMDPATGAVLGLETTFTRAQPEYGVKAGEVMEYSAWTR